One Apodemus sylvaticus chromosome 14, mApoSyl1.1, whole genome shotgun sequence DNA window includes the following coding sequences:
- the LOC127664887 gene encoding prolactin-8A6-like isoform X2, whose product MELQLSQPHSSGTFLLLMLSNLLLWEKVASIPACLAEEGGCWNPLVETFNSAIQKAENLHNFADQLYVELYYNKFSSGKFLSLNSQMIRQDPTVVRAGTYCHSSLTKLPNTGTAQINIEVTPYLKALINFVGSWISPLYHLVIELSAMQDVPDTILSKTKEIEENNRQILGDLKWIFSKVSPAEEMKEEFPSWEHLSFLKSSDKNSKFLAMFNLSYCIDYDSKYILYQLRLFKCLITGKDC is encoded by the exons ATGGAGCTGCAATTGAGTCAACCTCACTCCT CAGGCACATTCCTGCTGCTGATGCTGTCAAACTTGCTGCTGTGGGAGAAAGTTGCATCAATTCCTGCATGTCTCGCAGAAGAGGGTGGCTGCTGGAACCCACTTGTGGAAACATTTAACAGTGCAATCCAGAAAGCTGAAAACCTACATAATTTTGCTGACCAATTATACGTAGAGCTT TACTACAACAAGTTCTCATCTGGAAAATTTTTGTCTCTT AATTCTCAAATGATTAGGCAGGATCCGACTGTTGTCAGAGCTGGAACTTACTGTCATTCAAGTCTCACAAAACTCCCCAATACAGGAACTGCACAAATAAATATTGAAGTGA CACCATATTTAAAAGCTTTGATCAATTTTGTGGGTTCTTGGATCAGCCCTCTGTACCATCTAGTGATCGAACTGAGTGCCATGCAAGATGTTCCTGATACTATCCTCTCAAAAACGAAGGAGATCGAAGAGAACAATAGACAAATCCTGGGTGACCTAAAGTGGATATTCTCCAAG GTTTCTCCTGCAGAAGAGATGAAGGAAGAATTTCCCAGCTGGGAACATCTTTCATTCTTAAAATCAAGTGACAAAAATAGCAAATTTTTGGCAATGTTTAACCTTTCCTACTGCATAGATTATGAttcaaagtacattttatatCAACTCAGATTATTTAAGTGCCTCATAACTGGGAAAGATTGCTAA
- the LOC127664887 gene encoding prolactin-8A6-like isoform X1 → MELQLSQPHSSGTFLLLMLSNLLLWEKVASIPACLAEEGGCWNPLVETFNSAIQKAENLHNFADQLYVELYYNKFSSGKFLSLNSQMIRQDPTVVRAGTYCHSSLTKLPNTGTAQINIEIAPYLKALINFVGSWISPLYHLVIELSAMQDVPDTILSKTKEIEENNRQILGDLKWIFSKVSPAEEMKEEFPSWEHLSFLKSSDKNSKFLAMFNLSYCIDYDSKYILYQLRLFKCLITGKDC, encoded by the exons ATGGAGCTGCAATTGAGTCAACCTCACTCCT CAGGCACATTCCTGCTGCTGATGCTGTCAAACTTGCTGCTGTGGGAGAAAGTTGCATCAATTCCTGCATGTCTCGCAGAAGAGGGTGGCTGCTGGAACCCACTTGTGGAAACATTTAACAGTGCAATCCAGAAAGCTGAAAACCTACATAATTTTGCTGACCAATTATACGTAGAGCTT TACTACAACAAGTTCTCATCTGGAAAATTTTTGTCTCTT AATTCTCAAATGATTAGGCAGGATCCGACTGTTGTCAGAGCTGGAACTTACTGTCATTCAAGTCTCACAAAACTCCCCAATACAGGAACTGCACAAATAAATATTGAA ATAGCACCATATTTAAAAGCTTTGATCAATTTTGTGGGTTCTTGGATCAGCCCTCTGTACCATCTAGTGATCGAACTGAGTGCCATGCAAGATGTTCCTGATACTATCCTCTCAAAAACGAAGGAGATCGAAGAGAACAATAGACAAATCCTGGGTGACCTAAAGTGGATATTCTCCAAG GTTTCTCCTGCAGAAGAGATGAAGGAAGAATTTCCCAGCTGGGAACATCTTTCATTCTTAAAATCAAGTGACAAAAATAGCAAATTTTTGGCAATGTTTAACCTTTCCTACTGCATAGATTATGAttcaaagtacattttatatCAACTCAGATTATTTAAGTGCCTCATAACTGGGAAAGATTGCTAA
- the LOC127664887 gene encoding prolactin-8A6-like isoform X3: MELQLSQPHSSGTFLLLMLSNLLLWEKVASIPACLAEEGGCWNPLVETFNSAIQKAENLHNFADQLYVELYYNKFSSGKFLSLIAPYLKALINFVGSWISPLYHLVIELSAMQDVPDTILSKTKEIEENNRQILGDLKWIFSKVSPAEEMKEEFPSWEHLSFLKSSDKNSKFLAMFNLSYCIDYDSKYILYQLRLFKCLITGKDC, translated from the exons ATGGAGCTGCAATTGAGTCAACCTCACTCCT CAGGCACATTCCTGCTGCTGATGCTGTCAAACTTGCTGCTGTGGGAGAAAGTTGCATCAATTCCTGCATGTCTCGCAGAAGAGGGTGGCTGCTGGAACCCACTTGTGGAAACATTTAACAGTGCAATCCAGAAAGCTGAAAACCTACATAATTTTGCTGACCAATTATACGTAGAGCTT TACTACAACAAGTTCTCATCTGGAAAATTTTTGTCTCTT ATAGCACCATATTTAAAAGCTTTGATCAATTTTGTGGGTTCTTGGATCAGCCCTCTGTACCATCTAGTGATCGAACTGAGTGCCATGCAAGATGTTCCTGATACTATCCTCTCAAAAACGAAGGAGATCGAAGAGAACAATAGACAAATCCTGGGTGACCTAAAGTGGATATTCTCCAAG GTTTCTCCTGCAGAAGAGATGAAGGAAGAATTTCCCAGCTGGGAACATCTTTCATTCTTAAAATCAAGTGACAAAAATAGCAAATTTTTGGCAATGTTTAACCTTTCCTACTGCATAGATTATGAttcaaagtacattttatatCAACTCAGATTATTTAAGTGCCTCATAACTGGGAAAGATTGCTAA